GACGTGGACGCCATTTTTCTCGATATCAATATTCCGTCGCTGGATGGGGTGCTGCTGGCGCAGAACATCAGTAAATTCGCCCGCAAGCCGTTTATCGTGTTTATCACCGCCTGGAAAGAGCATGCGGTGGAGGCGTTCGAACTGGAAGCGTTCGACTATATTCTGAAACCGTATCAGGAGTCGCGCATTATCGGGATGCTGCAAAAGCTGGAAGCCGCCTTTGCGCAGCAGAGCGCGCCGCACGCCGCCGCACCCGCCGGGCGCGAGAACGCGACCATTAACCTTATTAAGGACGAGCGGATTATCGTTACCGATATCAACGACATTTACTACGCCGAAGCGCACGAGAAGATGACGTTCGTCTATACGCGCAAAGAGGCGTATGTGATGCCGATGAATATCACCGAGTTTTGCAGCCGCCTGCCGGAGGCGCATTTTTTCCGCTGCCACCGCTCCTACTGCGTGAATCTCAATAAGATCCGCGAGATCGAGCCCTGGTTTAACAACACCTACATTTTGCGCCTGCGCGATCTCGATTTTCAGGTGCCGGTGAGCCGCGGCCGGGTTAAAGAATTCCGCCAGCTGATGCGGTTGTGAGGAATAACAAAAAGGCGCCGCGCGGCGCCTTTTTTGTCAGAGGATCTGCCCCAGCGTCTGGCGCAGATGCGCGCCCGCGCCCAGCAGCCCCGGCTGGTCGTGAACAATCAGATAGACCGGAATATCCTGTACGTAAGCTTTAAAGCGGCCTTTATCTTCAAACCCGCCGCGGAAACCGCTGGAGGTGAAGAAGTCCAGGAAGCGCGGCACGATACCGCCTGCGATATAGACGCCGCCAAAGGTGCCGAGCGTCAGCGCCAGGTTGCCGCCGAAACGGCCCATGATGACGCAGAAGAGCGACAGCGCGCGACGGCAGTCGGTGCAGCTGTCATCCAGCGCGCGTTCGGTAATGTCTTTCGGACGCAGGTTATCCGGCAGACGGCCATCGGCTTTGACAATCGCGCGGTAGAGGTTCACCAGGCCCGGCCCTGACAGTACGCGCTCGGCGGAGACGTGGCCGACTTCGGCGCGCAGCTGTTCAAGAATAATCGCCTCTTCTTCGCTGTTCGGCGCGAAATCGACGTGACCGCCCTCGCCCGGCAGGCTCACCCAGCGCTTATCGACATGCACGAGGTGCGCGACTCCAAGCCCGGTGCCCGCGCCATAAACGGCGATCGGTTTATTGGGCTGCGGCTCGCCGCCGCCAAACTGGATCAGATGGTCGGTTTTGAGCATCGGGATCGCCATGGAAACGGCGGTGAAATCGTTAATAATTTCCAGATGATCGAAGCCGAGATTCTTTTTCATTTCGGCGACAGAAAACGCCCAGACGTGGTTGGTCATCGCCACCCAGTCGCCGGTAATCGGACACGCAATGGCGATACAGCCATCCGTTACCGTGGCGTTGTGCTCCTCCAGATACACCCGCACCACCGCTTCCAGGCTCGGATAATCAAGGCCGGAATAGGTTTTCGCCTTGAGTATCTCGCCGCTGTCTACGTCGCACAGCGCTAAGCGTGCGTTGGTGCCGCCTACGTCTCCCACCAAAGCATATTTGGTCATTCTGTTGCTGCTCCGCTAAATACAAAATAATCTTGGCACACTCTAAATTCCCGGCGCCTGAACAACAATGACCATAGCATAAGTGCCCCGTGTTTAGAGACTTACATCACAGATTACCTTGAACGTTTCAGCATCTTCTGTATCGAAAGGCGCTTATTCGTCCTGCGCGCCGTTGCGGGCCTCCAGCGCCCGGCTGACGGCATCGAGCAGCGGCGGCACATCGTCGCGCGGCAGCATCACCTCAATTAACGACAACCGCTCGGGCCGCGAGAGGCGCTCCAGCACCTCTTTTAGCTGCGCCGCGTCGCTGACCCGCCAGCTTTGCGCCTGGCTGTCGGCGTGCAGCGCGTGCGGCAGTTTCGTCCACTGCCACGGGGCGATATCGTTATAACGCTGCGTCGCGCCGTGGATGGCGCGCTCCACCGTGTAGCCGTCGTTATTGAGCACGATAACCACCGGCGCCTGGCCGTCGCGCAGCATGGAACCCATTTCCTGAATGGAGAGCTGCGCCGCGCCATCGCCGGTGATCAGCACCACGCGGCGGT
This DNA window, taken from Cronobacter universalis NCTC 9529, encodes the following:
- a CDS encoding LytR/AlgR family response regulator transcription factor; this translates as MKVIIVEDEVLAQQELNWLIKTHSQMEVVATFEDGLDVLKYLQQHDVDAIFLDINIPSLDGVLLAQNISKFARKPFIVFITAWKEHAVEAFELEAFDYILKPYQESRIIGMLQKLEAAFAQQSAPHAAAPAGRENATINLIKDERIIVTDINDIYYAEAHEKMTFVYTRKEAYVMPMNITEFCSRLPEAHFFRCHRSYCVNLNKIREIEPWFNNTYILRLRDLDFQVPVSRGRVKEFRQLMRL
- the glk gene encoding glucokinase, whose product is MTKYALVGDVGGTNARLALCDVDSGEILKAKTYSGLDYPSLEAVVRVYLEEHNATVTDGCIAIACPITGDWVAMTNHVWAFSVAEMKKNLGFDHLEIINDFTAVSMAIPMLKTDHLIQFGGGEPQPNKPIAVYGAGTGLGVAHLVHVDKRWVSLPGEGGHVDFAPNSEEEAIILEQLRAEVGHVSAERVLSGPGLVNLYRAIVKADGRLPDNLRPKDITERALDDSCTDCRRALSLFCVIMGRFGGNLALTLGTFGGVYIAGGIVPRFLDFFTSSGFRGGFEDKGRFKAYVQDIPVYLIVHDQPGLLGAGAHLRQTLGQIL